From Ammospiza caudacuta isolate bAmmCau1 chromosome 31, bAmmCau1.pri, whole genome shotgun sequence, one genomic window encodes:
- the BAZ2A gene encoding bromodomain adjacent to zinc finger domain protein 2A produces METNNHLNFTGLSSAPAASGPKPTPASGDSPFAHSSTLSFPQQGKSLNGGMNVNGFSTVSHPGTSGTFSPGSAAAGAQPLRPYDCLWDYSPYTPAGAAAGGLKDGGGPPNLGQFPLNGVAGGSRPVSPPGHGTNLRAGGQELWGNGTATGPMGLSFDSQELYESFHEQSFELMQNGPEGFYTTGQSSSVLSSDTQPFPNEPEPSQGDAEGAAKEMPSTTSTTSTITENGGGLVGSQELEEAQPDLKICSYNGATAAGTGSLGPEGASGCLGEASPITPRLEDTHILSEDPLEPFESLARDPGTGDLYAMDDSQLVSDKSPLEEPPDLAASPPLHAGPFSLLPASPSPAPLLQAPGSPPALPGDNGELKSGDHAGLRDSGSLELDPPLEPDSPAPSAEEEEEEEEEEEEEEEEEEAADSCPETSAAPGEGESEEPALLSASGAGDVPRRRIATQEEVRFPLQHGWRREVRIKKGNHRWQGETWYYGPCGKRMKQFPEVIKYLSRNMVQDVRREHFSFSPRMPVGDFYEERDTAEGMQWVKLSPEEIPGRIQAITGKRGRPRNAEKVKGKEPPATKRGRGRPPKVRMVDLLSKTDARLLKRLEAQEVLSEEDKLKMSKIKKKMRRKAKNKQKQEAKAPRTKEAKKKSKVKEKKGKAEKGKDKARPKEKKAKGARKADKGLLAQRRLEERRRQQLILEEMKKPTEDMCLGDHQPLPAFSRIPGLVLPSRAFSDCLTVVEFLQSYGKVLGLEPARDVPTLGALQEGLLGVAPGVGQLQDLLVRLLQAALCDPGLPPYCQSLKILGEKVSEISLNRDTVSEVLRCFLTAHGAGAALCEGLRTKPFQALPPELKASILVFLVNELNSSALIISEIDKTLESMANYRKNKWIIEGRLRRLKVALAKKTGRPESEITGLEDGRRRRSSRLTEDMGLEMEEEEETRGRRSRREEEVDTSTSSVPELERQIEKLAKRQMFFRKKLLHSSQTLRAASLGQDRFRRRYWVLPHLGGIFVEGAEAAEVVPQEPPEEKMSPLVSPVKEEPAAVPVASRTSCPTSASRARGRPRKSKEELAQPCQPCQPCPVPINGVLEEPEPLGQSQHDLSQSAFLSWLSQTQSSLLKDSVLTPASSPGKGDTGLTEAPSDPMEEEEEEEEEERAPEAVAKRGPWFNLLPRTPCDDRAPLATSSAEPSPRAPAAPRSQSRGEPPKGSARQLNGLPSDDPRAPLLASTPVHAGPRAHGACPRSQASLEKLQDVPGQPKRRGRPPTKFFKQMEQKYLTQLTEQPVPSEMQSGWWWLRDPEELEAVARALHPRGIREKALHKHLTKHKEFLREVCLRSTTDPIFHPHPDPASTAVSREALAQWSVLDRAYETDLGVLQWVEELEQRVLMADLQIRGWTCPSPDSSRADLRYCEHKVEPLEDITVRSSRREAPPVRRELTNPLDLAVLRLAALEHNLERRYLKEPLWPQHEVVLEKAVLSNPEELGAGSTEISYEITPRVRTWRQTLERCRSAAQVSLCLLQLEKSIAWEKSVNRVTCLVCRRGDDDEHLLLCDGCDRGCHLYCHRPRMTEVPEGDWFCSVCVARAGQYRDPISPRRGKKRKRGRGLGGSPGEEEEEEPSPRRRRPAPRHRRGLPPVSPRCRPGEAPSPARRRSGALRGQPGDLTYCEIILMEMESHEDAWPFLEPVNPRLVPGYRRIIKRPMDFSTMRARLLRGGYSSSAEFAADALLVFDNCQTFNEDDSAVGRAGHAMRRFFQSRWEEFYQGKNPPNP; encoded by the exons ATGGAAACAAACAACCACCTGAACTTCACTGGCCTTTCCTCTGCACCCGCTGCCTCAGGACCGAAACCCACGCCTGCCTCAGGGGACTCCCCCTTCGCCCACAGCTCCACGCTcagcttcccccagcaagggaaAA GTCTGAACGGGGGCATGAATGTCAATGGCTTCTCTACTGTATCCCACCCCGGTACTTCAGGGACCTTCTCACCCGGCTCCGCTGCCGCCGGGGCCCAGCCCCTCCGCCCCTACGACTGCCTGTGGGACTACTCCCCCTACACACCCgccggtgctgctgctggtggcctcAAGGACGGGGGAGGCCCTCCCAACCTCGGACAGTTCCCCCTCAACGGCGTGGCCGGGGGGTCCCGGCCGGTCTCGCCCCCGGGGCACGGCACCAACCTGCGGGCAGgcgggcaggagctgtggggcaACGGCACCGCAACGGGGCCCATGGGGCTGAGCTTTGACTCGCAGGAGCTCTACGAGTCCTTCCACGAGCAGAGCTTTGAGTTGATGCAGAATGGGCCTGAGGGGTTCTACACCACGGGTCAGTCCTCGTCTGTGCTGAGCTCGGACACGCAGCCCTTCCCAAACgagccagagcccagccagggagaCGCTGAGGGTGCAGCCAAAGAGatgcccagcaccaccagcaccaccagcaccatCACGGAGAACGGGGGTGGGCTGGtgggcagccaggagctggaggaggcacagccag ACCTGAAGATCTGCAGCTACAATGGGGCCACAGCCGCTGGCACAGGGTCGCTGGGGCCGGAGGGGGCCAGCGGGTGCCTGGGGGAGGCATCACCCATCACCCCACGGCTGGAGGACACCCACATCCTCAGCGAGGACCCTCTGGAGCCCTTCGAGTCCCTGGCCAGAG ACCCCGGCACGGGCGATTTGTACGCGATGGACGACTCGCAGCTGGTGAGCGACAAATCCCCCTTGGAGGAGCCCCCCGACCTGGCTGCCAGCCCCCCACTCCACGCCGGCCCCTTCAGCCTGCTGCCCGCCAGCCCCTCGCCGGCCCCGCTGCTCCAGGCCCCCGGCTCGCCGCCCGCCCTGCCCG GCGACAACGGCGAGCTGAAGAGCGGCGACCACGCGGGGCTGCGCGACTCGGGGTCCCTGGAGCTCGACCCTCCGCTGGAGCCGGACTCGCCGGCCCCGTccgctgaggaggaggaggaggaggaggaggaggaggaggaggaagaggaggaggaggaggctgccgACAGCTGCCCGGAGACTTCGGCCGCGCCGGGAGAGGGGGAGAGCGAGGAGCCGGCCCTGCTGAGCGCCTCGGGGGCAG GTGATGTCCCTCGGCGGCGCATCGCCACGCAGGAGGAGGTGCGCTTCCCGCTGCAGCACGG GTGGAGGCGGGAGGTGCGGATCAAGAAGGGGAACCATCGCTGGCAGGGTGAGACCTGGTACTACGGCCCCTGCGGGAAGAGGATGAAGCAATTCCCGGAGGTCATCAAG TACCTGAGCAGGAACATGGTGCAGGACGTGCGGCGCGAGCACTTCAGCTTCAGCCCCCGCATGCCCGTGGGAGACTTCTACGAGGAGAGGGACACTGCAGAG GGCATGCAGTGGGTGAAGCTGAGCCCCGAGGAGATCCCCGGGCGCATCCAGGCCATCACGGGCAAGCGCGGCCGGCCCCGCAACGCCGAGAAGGTCAAAGGCAAGGAGCCCCCGGCCACCAAACGGGGCAGGGGCCGCCCACCCAAGGTCAGGATGGTGGATTTGCTCAGCAAGACGGATGCACGGCTGCTGAAGAGGCTGGAAGCACAAG AGGTGCTCAGCGAGGAGGACAAGCTGAAAATGAGCAAgatcaagaagaaaatgaggCGGAAG GCCAAGAACAAGCAGAAGCAGGAGGCCAAAGCCCCCAGGACCAAGGAGGCCAAGAAGAAATCCAAG GTcaaggagaagaaggggaaggcaGAGAAGGGCAAGGACAAGGCCAGGCCCAAGGAGAAGAAGGCCAAGGGGGCTCGCAAGGCAGACAAGGGGCTGCTGGCCCAGCGGCGCCTGGaggagcggcggcggcagcagcttATCCTGGAGGAGATGAAGAAACCCACAGAGGACATGTGCCTGGGGGACCACCAG cccctgccagccttCTCCCGCATCCCGGGGCTGGTCCTGCCCAGCCGTGCCTTCTCCGACTGCCTGACGGTGGTGGAGTTCCTGCAGAGCTACGGGaaggtgctggggctggagccagcCCGGGACGTGCCCACGCTGGGGGcgctgcaggaggggctgctgggggtggCCCCTGGCgtggggcagctgcaggacctgctggtgaggctgctgcaggcagcgCTGTGCGACCCGGGGCTGCCACCCTactgccag TCCCTGAAGATCCTGGGGGAGAAGGTGTCGGAGATCAGCCTGAACAGGGACACGGTGTCGGAGGTGCTGCGCTGCTTCCTGACGGCGCACGGTGCGGGCGCGGCTCTGTGCGAGGGGCTGCGCACCAAACCCTTCCAGGCGCTGCCCCCCGAGCTCAAGGCCTCCATCCTGGTCTTCCTCGTCAACGAGCTCAACAGCAGCGCCCTCATCATCAg TGAGATCGACAAGACCTTGGAGAGCATGGCCAACTACAGGAAGAACAAGTGGATCATTGAGGGGCGACTGCGCAG GCTGAAGGTCGCCCTGGCCAAGAAGACAGGCCGTCCTGAGTCGGAGATCACGGGGCTGGAGGACGGGCGGCGCCGGCGCAGCTCCCGCCTGACCGAGGACATGGGGCtggagatggaggaggaggaggagacccGAGGGAGGAGATCCCgcagggaggaggag GTTGACACGTCTACATCCAGCGTGCCGGAGCTGGAGCGGCAGATTGAGAAGCTGGCCAAG AGGCAGATGTTCTTCCGCAAGAAGCTGCTCCATTCCTCCCAGACCCTTCGTGCAGCCTCCCTGGGCCAGGACCGGTTCCGGAGGCGCTACTGGGTCCTGCCCCACCTGGGCGGCATCTTCGTGGAGGGCGCCGAGG cagctgaggTGGTGCCTCAGGAGCCTCCTGAGGAGAAGATGTCCCCGCTGGTGTCCCCGGTGAAGGAGGAGCCGGCCGCCGTGCCCGTCGCCAGCCGCACCAGCTGCCCAACCTCGGCCTCCCGTGCCCGTGGGAGGCCCCGGAAAAGCAAAGAGGAgctggcccagccctgccagccctgccagccctgcccagtgccCATCAACGGCGTCCTGGAGGAGCCAGAGCcgctggggcagagccagcacgACCTGAGCCAGTCGGCGTtcctgtcctggctgagccAGACCCAGTCGTCCCTGCTCAAGGACTCGGTTCTCACCCCggccagcagccctggcaaaGGGGACACGGGGCTCACCGAGGCCCCCTCGGACCCcatggaggaggaagaggaggaggaggaagaggagagagcCCCGGAGGCCGTGGCAAAGAGAGGGCCCTGGTTTAACCTGCTGCCCCGCACGCCTTGCGACGACCGAGCCCCCCTCGCTACCTCCTCGGCCGAGCCCTCGCCACGagcccccgcagccccccgcagccagagcaggggggAGCCCCCCAAGGGCTCAGCACGGCAG cTGAACGGCCTACCCTCAGACGACCCCAGAGCCCCACTGCTCGCCTCCACACCAGTGCACGCCGGCCCCAGGGCCCACGGTGCCTGCCCCCGCAGCCAGGCCAGCCTGGAGAAGCTCCAGGACGTGCCAGGACAGCCCAAACGCCGAGGGAGACCCCCCACCAAATTCTTCAAGCAGATGGAGCAGAAATACCTGACGCAGCTGACGGAGCAGCCGGTGCCCAGCG AGATGCAGAGTGGCTGGTGGTGGCTGAGGGACCCCGAGGAGCTGGAGGCCGTGGCACGGGCGCTGCACCCGCGTGGCATCAGGGAGAAAGCCCTGCACAAGCACCTGACCAAGCACAAGGAGTTCCTGCGTGAGGTTTGCCTCAGGAGCACCACTG accCCATCTTCCACCCTCACCCGGACCCGGCCAGCACGGCGGTGTCCCGGGAGGCCCTGGCTCAGTGGTCAGTGCTGGACAGAGCCTACGAGACCGACCTGGGCGTGCTGCAGTgggtggaggagctggagcagcgcgTCCTCATGGCCGACCTGCAGATCCGG GGCTGGACGTGTCCGAGCCCGGACTCGAGCAGGGCCGACCTGCGGTACTGCGAGCACAAGGTGGAGCCCCTGGAGGACATCACGGTGCGCAGCAGCCGGCGGGAGGCGCCGCCCGTGCGCCGGGAGCTCACCAACCCGCTGGACCTGGCCGTGCTGCGCCTGGCGGCGCTGGAGCACAACCTGGAGCGCCGCTACCTCAAGGAGCCGCTGTGGCCGCAGCACGAGGTGGTGCTGGAGAAAGCCGTGCTGAGCAACCCCGAGGAGCTGGGAGCGGGCTCCACCGAGAT CTCGTACGAGATCACGCCGCGGGTGCGGACGTGGCGGCAGACGCTGGAGCGCTGCCGCAGCGCCgcccaggtgtccctgtgcctcctCCAGCTGGAGAAATCCATCGCCTGGGAGAAATCCGTCAACAGAGTG aCCTGCCTGGTTTGCCGGAGAGGGGATGACGACGAGCACCTGCTGCTGTGCGACGGCTGCGACCGCGGCTGCCACCTCTACTGCCACCGGCCCCGCATGACAGAGGTGCCCGAGGGAGACTGGTTCTGCTCCGTCTGCGTGGCCAGG GCCGGGCAGTACCGGGACCCCATCTCCCCCCGGCGAGGCAAGAAACGGAAACGGGGCCGGGGGCTCGGGGGCAGCCccggcgaggaggaggaggaggagccgaGCCCGCGGCGGCGCCGCCCGGCCCCGAGGCACCGGCGGGGGCtgcccccggtgtccccccggtgCCGGCCCGGGGAGGCGCCGAGCCCGGCCCGCAGGAGGAGCGGGGCCCTGCGGGGGCAGCCCGGAGACCTGACCTACTGCGA GATCATCCTGATGGAGATGGAGTCTCACGAGGACGCCTGGCCCTTCCTGGAGCCCGTCAACCCCCGCCTGGTGCCCGGCTACCGCAGGATCATCAAGAGGCCCATGGACTTCAGCACCATGCGCGCCCGGCTGCTGCGGGGAGG GTACTCGAGCTCGGCCGAGTTTGCCGCCGACGCCCTCTTGGTGTTCGACAACTGCCAGACCTTCAACGAGGACGACTCCGCCGTGGGCCGGGCGGGCCACGCCATGCGCCGGTTCTTCCAGAGCCGGTGGGAGGAATTTtatcagggaaaaaaccctcccaaCCCCTGA